The Neosynechococcus sphagnicola sy1 region CAGTCCTAATCTGAGTAGAACCGATAGCAATCTTAAAAATGAAATCGTGAAGCAGTTTCAAACCAAATTTCCTAACAATCAATTACAGGTCGAGGTGAAAAATGGGGACGTGACAGTATCAGGAACTGCTACGTCACAGGAGCAATTTC contains the following coding sequences:
- a CDS encoding BON domain-containing protein — translated: MSRTDSNLKNEIVKQFQTKFPNNQLQVEVKNGDVTVSGTATSQEQFQEIQPLLRTIQGVKKVEMTATVQ